The Mya arenaria isolate MELC-2E11 chromosome 16, ASM2691426v1 genome includes a window with the following:
- the LOC128221190 gene encoding uncharacterized protein LOC128221190 isoform X1: MATASFASVACCKEEENFTRMQMTIKKVCHKVLREYLVKKVYNIAPSVSIDHFLATNRTCLTRGRYGRLYEKRYFPLDANNQPIPTNLQDWDIQMLSFTLNNCCNLSQAETDDIDFIKDKRNYLCHLGKPEVADHLYTAFRSALVGTFKRMFSFLGNSKFEEEIKEDLETVDNRLPEHLVDFYKASHRENVETLEKFDIVQQELNNIRSEQSEHKQITETNTETLKKILDVLEEIYSVTPDNAKDKLELPEISVGKIIAKNCRNKQEEEKVTDAVVQSFSRNGLNDRIGNPLQRCIEKLKIMYGLVTSLGRGCIEFSIKFNTLQSSLCYIKDVVAGTLDSMLLPLQDALRQEVHNDSLELKVIMTDAQFAEYITTACIALNMPMYDSVAINTESHSRHSIHPSEISVVPSQRRSNEVTILSPYTGTPGALGKSSSTKLIVATVDIGTSYSGYAFSFEHEFQSNPLKIFTS; encoded by the exons ATGGCAACTGCTTCGTTTGCATCAGTTGCATGTTGCAAAGAAGAAGAAAACTTCACAAGGATGCAAATGACCATAAAAAAGGTTTGCCACAAAGTCCTGAGAGAATATTTGGTAAAGAAGGTCTATAACATTGCTCCTAGTGTAAGCATTGACCATTTTCTAGCAACCAACAGAACATGTTTAACCAGAGGACGTTATGGAAGGCTCTATGAGAAACGCTATTTTCCATTGGATGCCAACAACCAGCCAATTCCTACAAACCTTCAAGATTGGGATATACAAATGCTTTCATTTACCTTGAACAATTGCTGCAATTTGTCACAAGCTGAAACAGATGACATCGACTTCATTAAAGATAAAAGAAATTATCTTTGCCATCTAGGAAAACCTGAGGTGGCAGATCATTTGTACACAGCGTTTAGATCTGCTTTAGTTGGAACCTTTAAACGGATGTTTAGCTTCTTAGGGAACTCCAAGTTCGAAGAAGAAATAAAAGAAGATTTGGAAACAGTCGACAATCGATTGCCAGAGCATTTGGTAGACTTTTACAAAGCTAGTCACAGGGAAAACGTTGAAACGTTAGAAAAATTTGATATTGTGCAACAGGAATTGAACAATATACGTTCAG aacaatCAGAACACAAACAGATAACCGAGACTAATACCGAAACCCTGAAAAAGATTTTGGATGTTTTGGAGGAAATATATTCAGTTACCCCAGATAATGCAAAAGACAAATTGGAACTGCCAG AGATTTCAGTAGGAAAAATTATTGCgaaaaactgcagaaacaaaCAGGAAGAGGAAAAGGTGACTGATGCAGTTGTGCAAAGCTTTAGCAGAAATGGATTGAATGATAGAATAGGAAACCCACTTCAAAGATGCATTGAAAAGCTCAAGATCATGTATG GGCTTGTGACATCGTTAGGAAGAGGGTGCATTGAATTTTCAATCAAGTTCAACACGTTACAATCATCTTTGTGCTACATAAAGGATGTCGTAGCGGGAACACTCGACTCGATGCTTTTGCCTCTCCAGGATGCACTTCGGCAGGAAGTTCATAATGATAGTCTTGAATTGAAAGTTATTATGACAGATGCCCAGTTCGCAGAGTATATTACAACAGCCT GTATAGCACTTAATATGCCAATGTACGATTCCGTTGCAATCAACACAGAATCACACAGTAGACACAGCATTCACCCGAGTGAAATAAGTGTGGTTCCCAGTCAACGTAGATCGAATGAAGTAACCATTTTGTCACCTTACACAGGCACACCTGGAG CTTTAGGTAAAAGTTCATCTACAAAACTGATCGTAGCTACTGTCGACATCGGAACCTCTTATTCGGGATATGCGTTTTCCTTTGAGCATGAATTTCAATCTAATCCATTGAAGATATTTACTTCATAG
- the LOC128221190 gene encoding uncharacterized protein LOC128221190 isoform X3 — MATASFASVACCKEEENFTRMQMTIKKVCHKVLREYLVKKVYNIAPSVSIDHFLATNRTCLTRGRYGRLYEKRYFPLDANNQPIPTNLQDWDIQMLSFTLNNCCNLSQAETDDIDFIKDKRNYLCHLGKPEVADHLYTAFRSALVGTFKRMFSFLGNSKFEEEIKEDLETVDNRLPEHLVDFYKASHRENVETLEKFDIVQQELNNIRSEISVGKIIAKNCRNKQEEEKVTDAVVQSFSRNGLNDRIGNPLQRCIEKLKIMYGLVTSLGRGCIEFSIKFNTLQSSLCYIKDVVAGTLDSMLLPLQDALRQEVHNDSLELKVIMTDAQFAEYITTACIALNMPMYDSVAINTESHSRHSIHPSEISVVPSQRRSNEVTILSPYTGTPGALGKSSSTKLIVATVDIGTSYSGYAFSFEHEFQSNPLKIFTS, encoded by the exons ATGGCAACTGCTTCGTTTGCATCAGTTGCATGTTGCAAAGAAGAAGAAAACTTCACAAGGATGCAAATGACCATAAAAAAGGTTTGCCACAAAGTCCTGAGAGAATATTTGGTAAAGAAGGTCTATAACATTGCTCCTAGTGTAAGCATTGACCATTTTCTAGCAACCAACAGAACATGTTTAACCAGAGGACGTTATGGAAGGCTCTATGAGAAACGCTATTTTCCATTGGATGCCAACAACCAGCCAATTCCTACAAACCTTCAAGATTGGGATATACAAATGCTTTCATTTACCTTGAACAATTGCTGCAATTTGTCACAAGCTGAAACAGATGACATCGACTTCATTAAAGATAAAAGAAATTATCTTTGCCATCTAGGAAAACCTGAGGTGGCAGATCATTTGTACACAGCGTTTAGATCTGCTTTAGTTGGAACCTTTAAACGGATGTTTAGCTTCTTAGGGAACTCCAAGTTCGAAGAAGAAATAAAAGAAGATTTGGAAACAGTCGACAATCGATTGCCAGAGCATTTGGTAGACTTTTACAAAGCTAGTCACAGGGAAAACGTTGAAACGTTAGAAAAATTTGATATTGTGCAACAGGAATTGAACAATATACGTTCAG AGATTTCAGTAGGAAAAATTATTGCgaaaaactgcagaaacaaaCAGGAAGAGGAAAAGGTGACTGATGCAGTTGTGCAAAGCTTTAGCAGAAATGGATTGAATGATAGAATAGGAAACCCACTTCAAAGATGCATTGAAAAGCTCAAGATCATGTATG GGCTTGTGACATCGTTAGGAAGAGGGTGCATTGAATTTTCAATCAAGTTCAACACGTTACAATCATCTTTGTGCTACATAAAGGATGTCGTAGCGGGAACACTCGACTCGATGCTTTTGCCTCTCCAGGATGCACTTCGGCAGGAAGTTCATAATGATAGTCTTGAATTGAAAGTTATTATGACAGATGCCCAGTTCGCAGAGTATATTACAACAGCCT GTATAGCACTTAATATGCCAATGTACGATTCCGTTGCAATCAACACAGAATCACACAGTAGACACAGCATTCACCCGAGTGAAATAAGTGTGGTTCCCAGTCAACGTAGATCGAATGAAGTAACCATTTTGTCACCTTACACAGGCACACCTGGAG CTTTAGGTAAAAGTTCATCTACAAAACTGATCGTAGCTACTGTCGACATCGGAACCTCTTATTCGGGATATGCGTTTTCCTTTGAGCATGAATTTCAATCTAATCCATTGAAGATATTTACTTCATAG
- the LOC128221190 gene encoding uncharacterized protein LOC128221190 isoform X2, giving the protein MATASFASVACCKEEENFTRMQMTIKKVCHKVLREYLVKKVYNIAPSVSIDHFLATNRTCLTRGRYGRLYEKRYFPLDANNQPIPTNLQDWDIQMLSFTLNNCCNLSQAETDDIDFIKDKRNYLCHLGKPEVADHLYTAFRSALVGTFKRMFSFLGNSKFEEEIKEDLETVDNRLPEHLVDFYKASHRENVETLEKFDIVQQELNNIRSEQSEHKQITETNTETLKKILDVLEEIYSVTPDNAKDKLELPEISVGKIIAKNCRNKQEEEKVTDAVVQSFSRNGLNDRIGNPLQRCIEKLKIMYGLVTSLGRGCIEFSIKFNTLQSSLCYIKDVVAGTLDSMLLPLQDALRQEVHNDSLELKVIMTDAQFAEYITTACIALNMPMYDSVAINTESHSRHSIHPSEISVVPSQRRSNEVTILSPYTGTPGGTLCKNRL; this is encoded by the exons ATGGCAACTGCTTCGTTTGCATCAGTTGCATGTTGCAAAGAAGAAGAAAACTTCACAAGGATGCAAATGACCATAAAAAAGGTTTGCCACAAAGTCCTGAGAGAATATTTGGTAAAGAAGGTCTATAACATTGCTCCTAGTGTAAGCATTGACCATTTTCTAGCAACCAACAGAACATGTTTAACCAGAGGACGTTATGGAAGGCTCTATGAGAAACGCTATTTTCCATTGGATGCCAACAACCAGCCAATTCCTACAAACCTTCAAGATTGGGATATACAAATGCTTTCATTTACCTTGAACAATTGCTGCAATTTGTCACAAGCTGAAACAGATGACATCGACTTCATTAAAGATAAAAGAAATTATCTTTGCCATCTAGGAAAACCTGAGGTGGCAGATCATTTGTACACAGCGTTTAGATCTGCTTTAGTTGGAACCTTTAAACGGATGTTTAGCTTCTTAGGGAACTCCAAGTTCGAAGAAGAAATAAAAGAAGATTTGGAAACAGTCGACAATCGATTGCCAGAGCATTTGGTAGACTTTTACAAAGCTAGTCACAGGGAAAACGTTGAAACGTTAGAAAAATTTGATATTGTGCAACAGGAATTGAACAATATACGTTCAG aacaatCAGAACACAAACAGATAACCGAGACTAATACCGAAACCCTGAAAAAGATTTTGGATGTTTTGGAGGAAATATATTCAGTTACCCCAGATAATGCAAAAGACAAATTGGAACTGCCAG AGATTTCAGTAGGAAAAATTATTGCgaaaaactgcagaaacaaaCAGGAAGAGGAAAAGGTGACTGATGCAGTTGTGCAAAGCTTTAGCAGAAATGGATTGAATGATAGAATAGGAAACCCACTTCAAAGATGCATTGAAAAGCTCAAGATCATGTATG GGCTTGTGACATCGTTAGGAAGAGGGTGCATTGAATTTTCAATCAAGTTCAACACGTTACAATCATCTTTGTGCTACATAAAGGATGTCGTAGCGGGAACACTCGACTCGATGCTTTTGCCTCTCCAGGATGCACTTCGGCAGGAAGTTCATAATGATAGTCTTGAATTGAAAGTTATTATGACAGATGCCCAGTTCGCAGAGTATATTACAACAGCCT GTATAGCACTTAATATGCCAATGTACGATTCCGTTGCAATCAACACAGAATCACACAGTAGACACAGCATTCACCCGAGTGAAATAAGTGTGGTTCCCAGTCAACGTAGATCGAATGAAGTAACCATTTTGTCACCTTACACAGGCACACCTGGAGGTACACTTTGCAAAAACAga CTTTAG